The sequence GATCTTGAATATGACCCCATGGACCTGAAAAAACTGGTTGCCCCTTTGGCCGAGGGTTATGCAGACGTCGTTCTGGGATCAAGATTTTTATCCACCGAACCCAGACGGGTGTTGTATTTCTGGCATGCCTTGGGCAATAAATTCCTGACCTTTTTATCCAACATGTTCACCGATCTCAATCTTACAGATATGGAAACCTGCTACAAAGTATTTAAAAAAGAGGTCATTCAAAATATCGATATCCAGGAATCACGATTTGGCGTGGAACCGGAACTGGTTGCTAAAATTGCCCGCATGGGGCTGCGCATTTACGAGAGGGGAATTTCATACAAAGGCAGAACGTATGAGAATGGCAAAAAAATAGGCATGAAAGACGGCTTCTGGGCCATCTTTTGTATTTTGCGGTACAATGTCCACAACACTTCCCTACCGGCCCAATCCTTTTTAAACCTTATCCTTAGCGGATTTGCCGCAGTCGTCAATCTCTTATGCTTTCTTGGCCTGTTTCATTCCGGGACCGGACTTTTAAAGTCTGCGGCATTGGCCTTTTTCATCGCAATTGTGGTCAACTATGGCCTGTGCATATCCATCCGGTTGCCCCCTAAGGCCAGATGGCCGGGTGTGATTGAAATGGCCATATTCCTGTCGGTCGTTGCAATGGCAGGTCTGGTGGATGTCAAAT is a genomic window of uncultured Desulfobacter sp. containing:
- a CDS encoding bifunctional glycosyltransferase family 2/GtrA family protein, translating into MNQISLVIPCFNEENTLEACINRVLEVPDINFEIIIVDDASTDGSLGIARRLEEKYPQVHVLSHSKNQGKGAALRTGFKKAHGDFVAVQDADLEYDPMDLKKLVAPLAEGYADVVLGSRFLSTEPRRVLYFWHALGNKFLTFLSNMFTDLNLTDMETCYKVFKKEVIQNIDIQESRFGVEPELVAKIARMGLRIYERGISYKGRTYENGKKIGMKDGFWAIFCILRYNVHNTSLPAQSFLNLILSGFAAVVNLLCFLGLFHSGTGLLKSAALAFFIAIVVNYGLCISIRLPPKARWPGVIEMAIFLSVVAMAGLVDVKSTQLLIAMGWTPSLSNLCAGTLFLLLNFMGRRFMVFPISSKEPLKKIIRSFPRSDL